From the Kogia breviceps isolate mKogBre1 chromosome 3, mKogBre1 haplotype 1, whole genome shotgun sequence genome, one window contains:
- the FOXA1 gene encoding hepatocyte nuclear factor 3-alpha isoform X1: MLGAVKMEGHESSDWNTYYADTQEAYSSVPVSNMNSGLGTMNSMNTYMTMNTMTTSGNMTPASFNMSYANPGLGAGLSPGAVAGMPGGSAGAMNTMTAGVTAMGTTLSPGGMGAMGAQPAASMNGLGPYAAAMNPCMSPMAYAPSNLGRSRAGGGGDAKTFKRSYPHAKPPYSYISLITMAIQQAPSKMLTLSEIYQWIMDLFPYYRQNQQRWQNSIRHSLSFNDCFVKVARSPDKPGKGSYWTLHPDSGNMFENGCYLRRQKRFKCEKQPGTGGGSGGGAKGGPESRKDPSSAANPSADSPLRRGVHGKAGQLEGAPAPGPAASPQTLDHSGAAATGGASELKTPASSAAPPISSGPGALVSVPPSHPAHGLAPHESQLHLKGDPHYSFNHPFSINNLMSSSEQQHKLDFKSYEQALQYSPYGTALPASLPLGSASVATRSPIEPSALEPAYYQGVYSRPVLNTS, encoded by the exons ATGTTAGGGGCTGTGAAGATGGAAGGGCACGAGAGCAGCGACTGGAACACCTACTACGCCGACACACAAGAG GCCTACTCCTCGGTCCCGGTCAGCAACATGAACTCGGGCCTGGGCACCATGAATTCCATGAACACGTACATGACCATGAACACCATGACCACGAGCGGCAACATGACCCCGGCTTCGTTCAACATGTCCTACGCAAACCCGGGCCTTGGCGCCGGCCTGAGCCCCGGGGCGGTGGCTGGCATGCCGGGTGGCTCTGCGGGCGCCATGAATACCATGACGGCGGGCGTGACGGCCATGGGGACGACGCTGAGCCCGGGCGGCATGGGGGCCATGGGCGCGCAGCCCGCGGCCTCCATGAACGGCCTGGGCCCCTACGCCGCTGCCATGAACCCGTGCATGAGCCCCATGGCGTACGCGCCGTCCAATTTGGGCCGCAGCCGGGCTGGTGGCGGCGGAGACGCCAAAACTTTCAAGCGCAGCTATCCACACGCCAAACCGCCCTACTCGTACATTTCCCTCATCACCATGGCTATCCAGCAGGCGCCCAGCAAGATGCTCACACTGAGCGAGATCTACCAGTGGATCATGGACCTCTTCCCCTATTACCGGCAGAACCAGCAGCGCTGGCAGAACTCCATCCGCCACTCGCTGTCCTTCAACGACTGCTTCGTCAAAGTGGCCCGCTCCCCGGACAAGCCGGGCAAGGGTTCCTACTGGACGCTGCACCCGGACTCCGGCAACATGTTCGAGAACGGCTGTTACTTGCGCCGCCAGAAGCGCTTCAAGTGCGAGAAGCAGCCAGGCACCGGGGGCGGGAGCGGCGGCGGCGCCAAGGGCGGCCCTGAGAGCCGTAAGGACCCCTCGAGCGCTGCCAACCCCAGCGCCGACTCGCCCCTTCGTCGGGGCGTGCACGGTAAGGCCGGCCAGCTAGAGGGCGCGCCGGCCCCCGGGCCCGCTGCCAGCCCCCAGACTCTGGACCACAGCGGGGCGGCGGCGACAGGGGGCGCCTCGGAGTTGAAGACTCCGGCCTCCTCGGCTGCACCTCCGATCAGCTCCGGGCCTGGGGCGCTGGTATCTGTGCCCCCCTCCCACCCGGCGCATGGCCTGGCACCCCATGAGTCCCAGCTGCACCTGAAAGGGGACCCTCACTACTCCTTCAACCACCCTTTCTCTATCAACAACCTCATGTCCTCCTCGGAGCAGCAGCACAAGCTGGACTTCAAGTCATACGAGCAGGCACTACAGTACTCGCCCTATGGCACCGCATTGCCCGCCAGCCTACCCCTCGGCAGCGCCTCGGTGGCCACGAGGAGCCCCATTGAGCCCTCAGCCCTGGAGCCAGCCTACTACCAAGGTGTGTACTCCAGACCTGTTCTAAACACTTCTTAG
- the FOXA1 gene encoding hepatocyte nuclear factor 3-alpha isoform X2 has product MNSGLGTMNSMNTYMTMNTMTTSGNMTPASFNMSYANPGLGAGLSPGAVAGMPGGSAGAMNTMTAGVTAMGTTLSPGGMGAMGAQPAASMNGLGPYAAAMNPCMSPMAYAPSNLGRSRAGGGGDAKTFKRSYPHAKPPYSYISLITMAIQQAPSKMLTLSEIYQWIMDLFPYYRQNQQRWQNSIRHSLSFNDCFVKVARSPDKPGKGSYWTLHPDSGNMFENGCYLRRQKRFKCEKQPGTGGGSGGGAKGGPESRKDPSSAANPSADSPLRRGVHGKAGQLEGAPAPGPAASPQTLDHSGAAATGGASELKTPASSAAPPISSGPGALVSVPPSHPAHGLAPHESQLHLKGDPHYSFNHPFSINNLMSSSEQQHKLDFKSYEQALQYSPYGTALPASLPLGSASVATRSPIEPSALEPAYYQGVYSRPVLNTS; this is encoded by the coding sequence ATGAACTCGGGCCTGGGCACCATGAATTCCATGAACACGTACATGACCATGAACACCATGACCACGAGCGGCAACATGACCCCGGCTTCGTTCAACATGTCCTACGCAAACCCGGGCCTTGGCGCCGGCCTGAGCCCCGGGGCGGTGGCTGGCATGCCGGGTGGCTCTGCGGGCGCCATGAATACCATGACGGCGGGCGTGACGGCCATGGGGACGACGCTGAGCCCGGGCGGCATGGGGGCCATGGGCGCGCAGCCCGCGGCCTCCATGAACGGCCTGGGCCCCTACGCCGCTGCCATGAACCCGTGCATGAGCCCCATGGCGTACGCGCCGTCCAATTTGGGCCGCAGCCGGGCTGGTGGCGGCGGAGACGCCAAAACTTTCAAGCGCAGCTATCCACACGCCAAACCGCCCTACTCGTACATTTCCCTCATCACCATGGCTATCCAGCAGGCGCCCAGCAAGATGCTCACACTGAGCGAGATCTACCAGTGGATCATGGACCTCTTCCCCTATTACCGGCAGAACCAGCAGCGCTGGCAGAACTCCATCCGCCACTCGCTGTCCTTCAACGACTGCTTCGTCAAAGTGGCCCGCTCCCCGGACAAGCCGGGCAAGGGTTCCTACTGGACGCTGCACCCGGACTCCGGCAACATGTTCGAGAACGGCTGTTACTTGCGCCGCCAGAAGCGCTTCAAGTGCGAGAAGCAGCCAGGCACCGGGGGCGGGAGCGGCGGCGGCGCCAAGGGCGGCCCTGAGAGCCGTAAGGACCCCTCGAGCGCTGCCAACCCCAGCGCCGACTCGCCCCTTCGTCGGGGCGTGCACGGTAAGGCCGGCCAGCTAGAGGGCGCGCCGGCCCCCGGGCCCGCTGCCAGCCCCCAGACTCTGGACCACAGCGGGGCGGCGGCGACAGGGGGCGCCTCGGAGTTGAAGACTCCGGCCTCCTCGGCTGCACCTCCGATCAGCTCCGGGCCTGGGGCGCTGGTATCTGTGCCCCCCTCCCACCCGGCGCATGGCCTGGCACCCCATGAGTCCCAGCTGCACCTGAAAGGGGACCCTCACTACTCCTTCAACCACCCTTTCTCTATCAACAACCTCATGTCCTCCTCGGAGCAGCAGCACAAGCTGGACTTCAAGTCATACGAGCAGGCACTACAGTACTCGCCCTATGGCACCGCATTGCCCGCCAGCCTACCCCTCGGCAGCGCCTCGGTGGCCACGAGGAGCCCCATTGAGCCCTCAGCCCTGGAGCCAGCCTACTACCAAGGTGTGTACTCCAGACCTGTTCTAAACACTTCTTAG